The Candidatus Methylomirabilota bacterium region GTGCTCCGAGCGGCGGCTTCGCCGCCGCCACGACGGGGGGCATCGGGGGTCCTCCGAGGCCCCCCCGAAATGACCTAGGCGTAGAAGCCCGACGCGATCACCAGCGCCTGGCCGTTCACCCCGCGGGCGCCTTCCGTGCAGAGATACCAGGCGAGATCGGCGATCTCCCCGGGCTCCAGGATGCGTTGCTGCGGCGAGAGCATCCGGAATTGCTCCAGCACCGCCTCCGCCGAGATCGCTTGCCGTCGCGCCTCCTCGGCCACGATCCAGTCGAGCATGTCCGAGCGCACGAACCAGGGGCACAGGGCGTTGACCGTGATCCCGCGCCCTGCGAATTCTTTGGCCAGACAGCGGGTGAGGCCGAGCAGGCCGTGCTTGGACACGGTATAGGCCGTCTCCTCGGCCGTCCCCTTGGTCGCGGAGGTCGAGGCCACGTTGACGATGCGCCCCCAGCCCCGGGCGGCCATGTGCGGCAGCACTCCCCGGCAGAGGGAGAAGGGCGCGTGCAGGTTGACGGCGAGGAGCCCGTGCCAGGTGGCGTCGTCGAGGCTCGTGGTGGGTCCGAGGTGGTAGACGCCCGCGTTGTTCACGAGGATCTCCACCGGCCCGAGGCCCGCCTCGACGGCATCGAGAAGCTGGTCCGCGGCGTCGGGCGCCGCCAGGTCGGCGGCGATCGCGAGCGCCTCGCCGCCAGCGGCGCGCACTTCGTCGCTCACGCGGTCGACGGTCGCGGCCTGCCGGGCTGTGACGGCGACGCGGCATCTCGCGCGTCCGAAACGGCGGGCGACGGCGCGGCCGATGC contains the following coding sequences:
- a CDS encoding SDR family NAD(P)-dependent oxidoreductase → MAGDELRGKVVLVTGASRGIGRAVARRFGRARCRVAVTARQAATVDRVSDEVRAAGGEALAIAADLAAPDAADQLLDAVEAGLGPVEILVNNAGVYHLGPTTSLDDATWHGLLAVNLHAPFSLCRGVLPHMAARGWGRIVNVASTSATKGTAEETAYTVSKHGLLGLTRCLAKEFAGRGITVNALCPWFVRSDMLDWIVAEEARRQAISAEAVLEQFRMLSPQQRILEPGEIADLAWYLCTEGARGVNGQALVIASGFYA